The Leadbettera azotonutricia ZAS-9 genome has a window encoding:
- a CDS encoding ABC transporter substrate-binding protein, with translation MKKRILCVLFALAVLAPLLMAGGKSESQSQPKAPSELIPFRLGHLNSTAHLLAFVAQEEGYFKEEGLAAELTQFSSAAELAAGLESNKLDVAFIGSVPAITFQATGHDLTIFGGAMTNGHGYVIKSELVPAGFKEGDVSVFKGRNIASVKNSVQDYELLVLLKNNNFTIGKDVNVVYFNNQTEAYNALQSKEIDAVSVYSPYASRAKSEGYTVVYYCNEKTEFHDQPCCRQVASTAALKANPALFQAAERAFLKAYKFSQENHSKTVDDVNKYIPLARDLVEYEVYGGHSISKPDPDKHATVALKEGVVNFGYTNDYDIDLLYNTAIYKAALDELVKANPNDRIYSELVTHFNQYQ, from the coding sequence ATGAAAAAGCGTATTTTATGCGTTCTGTTCGCATTGGCTGTTCTTGCCCCCCTTCTTATGGCAGGCGGAAAAAGCGAATCTCAAAGCCAACCCAAGGCGCCCTCGGAGCTGATCCCATTCAGGCTCGGGCATCTGAACTCTACCGCCCATCTTTTGGCCTTTGTGGCCCAGGAGGAAGGCTACTTTAAGGAAGAAGGTCTGGCGGCGGAGTTGACCCAGTTTTCCAGCGCGGCGGAGCTTGCGGCAGGGCTGGAGTCCAACAAACTGGATGTGGCCTTTATCGGTTCTGTGCCGGCTATTACCTTCCAGGCCACAGGGCATGATCTCACCATCTTTGGCGGGGCCATGACCAATGGTCACGGGTATGTGATCAAATCTGAATTGGTTCCGGCAGGTTTTAAGGAAGGGGATGTCAGCGTTTTCAAGGGCCGGAATATAGCTTCGGTTAAAAACAGCGTTCAGGATTATGAGCTTTTGGTACTGCTTAAAAACAACAACTTTACCATAGGCAAAGATGTTAATGTTGTTTATTTCAATAATCAGACCGAAGCCTATAATGCCCTTCAGAGCAAGGAAATTGATGCAGTCTCCGTGTATTCGCCTTATGCCTCCCGCGCAAAAAGCGAAGGGTATACAGTGGTTTATTATTGCAATGAAAAGACCGAATTCCATGATCAGCCCTGCTGCCGCCAGGTGGCCTCTACTGCAGCCCTCAAGGCGAACCCTGCTTTGTTTCAGGCCGCGGAACGGGCTTTCCTCAAGGCCTATAAATTCTCCCAGGAAAATCATTCCAAGACCGTCGATGATGTGAACAAATATATCCCCCTTGCCCGCGACCTGGTGGAATATGAAGTTTACGGCGGCCACAGTATTTCCAAGCCTGACCCTGACAAGCATGCAACGGTGGCTCTCAAGGAAGGGGTGGTGAACTTTGGTTATACCAATGATTATGATATTGACCTTCTTTATAACACCGCTATCTACAAGGCGGCTTTGGATGAACTGGTGAAGGCGAATCCCAACGACAGGATTTATTCCGAACTGGTTACTCATTTCAATCAGTATCAATAG
- a CDS encoding uroporphyrinogen decarboxylase family protein, producing the protein MNSKEIIQNLLELKPTPRQPATLMSAGAWALNSNGLSLERALAAPVEETADILYRAYNEVGSDIVWAMSGYNNIVIGAIGGKIKFRTKGTPDVIEILVKKPSDVDTINTDVIKNDERVQTLLKVTKLLAEKVKGENYVALTRWGPFTLAGLLYGAENLMRDIYRNPDSVRHILDFTADLYLKYAQLYIDNGVDFFLLAEPTTSGDMISRKHFETFAVPAFKKVFTELRKKRVRTALHICGNIENRLDLLADIGAELISVDYKVSLKKCRDTFDGKIAFAGNMNPVAVMQRESPEGVVKACEECIAAAGEGLGYLLMPGCDIPPATPATNIKAMTQTGKSHIFGGNNE; encoded by the coding sequence ATGAATTCAAAAGAAATAATCCAGAATTTACTGGAACTCAAACCGACTCCCCGCCAGCCTGCGACCTTGATGTCCGCAGGGGCTTGGGCGTTGAACAGTAATGGTCTAAGTCTAGAGCGCGCCCTGGCTGCACCGGTTGAGGAAACAGCTGATATTTTGTACCGTGCTTACAACGAGGTTGGTTCCGATATTGTCTGGGCAATGTCCGGGTATAACAATATTGTTATCGGGGCCATAGGGGGTAAAATAAAATTCCGTACCAAGGGAACCCCTGATGTTATCGAAATCCTTGTCAAAAAACCTTCAGACGTTGACACCATCAATACAGATGTCATAAAAAATGATGAAAGGGTACAAACTTTGTTGAAAGTAACCAAACTTTTGGCAGAAAAAGTAAAAGGCGAAAATTATGTAGCTTTGACACGCTGGGGCCCATTTACTCTGGCAGGGCTTTTGTATGGTGCCGAAAACCTGATGCGGGATATTTACCGCAATCCAGATTCGGTCCGGCATATTCTGGATTTTACCGCTGATCTGTACCTTAAATATGCCCAGCTCTATATTGATAATGGAGTGGATTTTTTTCTTTTGGCTGAACCTACTACTTCAGGGGATATGATTTCGAGGAAGCACTTTGAAACCTTTGCCGTACCGGCTTTTAAAAAGGTCTTTACAGAACTTCGTAAAAAAAGAGTGAGAACCGCCCTTCATATCTGTGGAAATATTGAAAACCGCCTGGATCTTCTGGCTGACATCGGCGCGGAGCTAATTTCAGTGGATTATAAGGTGAGTTTAAAAAAATGCAGGGACACCTTTGATGGTAAAATCGCCTTTGCCGGTAACATGAATCCTGTTGCCGTTATGCAGCGTGAATCACCCGAAGGGGTAGTCAAGGCTTGCGAAGAATGTATAGCCGCTGCCGGTGAAGGATTGGGCTATCTTCTCATGCCCGGCTGCGATATTCCGCCTGCTACACCCGCCACAAACATAAAAGCCATGACCCAAACCGGCAAGTCACATATATTTGGAGGAAATAATGAGTAA
- the nifH gene encoding nitrogenase iron protein produces MLLKGLTMAIKAKQIAIYGKGGIGKSTTTSNLSAALSKLGYKVMQFGCDPKSDSTNTLRDGTYIPTVLDTLREKNQVNAHDVIFKGFNGIYCVEAGGPSPGVGCAGRGIITAVELFKQQRIFEELDLDYVIYDVLGDVVCGGFAVPIREGIAEHVFTVSSADFMALYAANNLFKGIQKYSNSGGALLGGVIANSINQPYSKEIIDDFVEVTKTQVVEYIPRSVTVTQCELQGKTTIEAAPDSAQAKVYTSLAEKISNHTNSKTPAPLGVQELRDWASKWGKYLLALQTGEIRNELAPNI; encoded by the coding sequence ATACTATTAAAAGGATTAACAATGGCAATTAAAGCAAAGCAAATCGCGATTTATGGCAAGGGCGGCATAGGAAAGTCCACCACCACATCAAATCTGAGCGCAGCCCTGTCCAAACTGGGTTACAAGGTGATGCAGTTTGGCTGCGATCCTAAAAGCGATTCTACCAACACCCTGCGGGATGGAACCTATATCCCCACGGTATTGGACACCTTGAGGGAAAAAAATCAGGTAAATGCCCACGATGTTATTTTTAAGGGATTCAACGGCATCTACTGCGTGGAAGCGGGAGGGCCTTCGCCGGGTGTCGGCTGTGCGGGACGGGGTATCATCACTGCGGTTGAACTTTTTAAGCAGCAGCGTATCTTCGAAGAACTTGATCTGGATTATGTGATCTACGATGTACTTGGAGATGTCGTATGCGGCGGTTTTGCCGTACCCATCCGTGAAGGAATCGCAGAGCATGTATTTACCGTTTCGTCCGCCGACTTCATGGCCCTCTATGCCGCCAATAATCTTTTTAAAGGTATACAAAAATATTCCAATTCGGGAGGGGCATTGCTCGGCGGGGTAATAGCCAATTCCATAAACCAGCCTTATTCAAAAGAAATCATAGATGATTTTGTGGAGGTTACCAAAACCCAGGTAGTCGAATACATACCACGATCCGTCACCGTAACCCAATGCGAACTTCAGGGAAAAACAACGATAGAAGCAGCCCCCGATTCAGCTCAGGCAAAAGTGTACACAAGCCTTGCCGAAAAGATCTCAAACCACACTAACTCAAAAACCCCGGCGCCCCTGGGAGTGCAGGAGCTTCGGGATTGGGCAAGCAAATGGGGTAAATATTTACTGGCATTGCAAACCGGCGAAATCCGGAATGAATTAGCGCCAAATATTTAA
- a CDS encoding nitrogenase component 1 — protein MSNLPTKVAPKREDRLKSCITFGGTLCSLRQELGCGCLNDGEREFSQGNICLMLPGIAMLNSLPDNVNLLHGAVGCGVCSHSQNANTRSGNAARFGAIKDGIWLSTAMNEADVIGGGEGKLRRAIIEADRVYRPKTITVVASCVPGITGDDVDGIIDNVQSLVQARVIPVHCEGFKTKIWATAYDAVYHGLAGKTLENPAYQKKIVEDDLDAFKVEQLRKYTVNLFNVSSMGKVDEDELTRLLGCLGYQVNVFPVFAEPEKMYRIKYAALSVSTCPTHDDYFLKYFEKEYNIPYILKHMPIGIENTNEWLRDVGKFFHKEDATEKLIENENAKLNAGLAKYREFFKGKKVFVNAGEFRALATANLLVEMGFEIAAIRSFHHDEFALEEYEKLHKIAGDFPFNVANCQPFEEANLLKKIKPDLFLGHWNGNSTAAKLGIPSHVIYNTGLSYIGYRGAYEIARRLYRQLSNPAFAQKLSKYVRLPYRETWYKEDPFKYIKGGE, from the coding sequence ATGAGTAATTTACCAACCAAGGTAGCTCCCAAACGGGAAGACCGCCTCAAATCGTGTATCACTTTTGGGGGTACTCTCTGTAGCCTGCGGCAAGAGCTTGGCTGCGGCTGCCTTAATGACGGAGAGCGGGAATTTTCCCAGGGGAACATCTGCCTCATGTTGCCCGGGATAGCCATGCTTAACAGCCTGCCGGATAATGTAAACCTCCTCCATGGGGCCGTAGGCTGTGGGGTTTGTTCCCATTCCCAAAATGCCAATACCCGCTCGGGTAACGCCGCGCGTTTCGGCGCCATTAAGGACGGTATTTGGCTTTCAACCGCCATGAACGAAGCTGATGTCATTGGCGGCGGCGAAGGAAAACTAAGGCGTGCTATTATCGAAGCGGACAGGGTCTACCGGCCCAAGACAATTACGGTTGTTGCAAGCTGCGTACCGGGAATTACCGGCGATGATGTAGACGGGATAATTGATAATGTGCAGTCCCTGGTTCAGGCCCGGGTAATTCCTGTTCACTGCGAGGGATTTAAAACAAAAATATGGGCTACCGCCTATGACGCTGTTTACCATGGTCTGGCGGGAAAGACACTGGAGAATCCGGCTTATCAGAAAAAAATTGTAGAAGATGATCTGGATGCCTTTAAGGTTGAACAGCTCAGGAAATACACGGTAAATCTTTTCAATGTATCGAGCATGGGGAAAGTAGATGAAGATGAACTTACCCGCCTTCTTGGCTGTCTCGGCTATCAGGTAAATGTGTTCCCGGTGTTTGCAGAACCCGAAAAAATGTACCGCATCAAATATGCAGCCCTGAGCGTCAGCACCTGCCCCACTCACGATGATTATTTCCTTAAATATTTTGAAAAGGAATACAACATACCCTATATTCTCAAGCACATGCCCATTGGCATTGAAAATACAAATGAATGGCTCCGTGATGTAGGAAAGTTTTTCCATAAGGAAGACGCCACAGAAAAACTTATAGAAAATGAGAACGCTAAACTAAACGCGGGTCTTGCAAAGTACCGTGAATTTTTTAAAGGTAAGAAAGTTTTTGTCAATGCCGGGGAATTCCGCGCTTTGGCCACGGCAAATCTGCTTGTGGAAATGGGGTTTGAAATCGCCGCAATACGTTCCTTCCATCATGACGAATTTGCTTTGGAAGAATATGAAAAACTACATAAAATTGCCGGTGATTTCCCCTTTAATGTGGCTAATTGCCAGCCCTTTGAGGAAGCCAACCTTCTTAAAAAAATAAAACCTGATTTGTTTCTGGGACATTGGAATGGCAATTCCACTGCAGCCAAACTGGGCATTCCTTCTCATGTAATTTACAATACAGGTCTTTCTTATATCGGATACCGTGGGGCTTACGAAATCGCCCGCCGCTTGTACCGGCAGCTTTCAAATCCAGCATTTGCGCAGAAATTAAGCAAATATGTAAGGCTTCCGTACCGTGAAACATGGTATAAAGAAGATCCCTTCAAGTATATCAAAGGGGGCGAATAA
- a CDS encoding ABC transporter ATP-binding protein: protein MMNKIEVDNLSVSYNEGNKRFTALTGISFTVQAGEFISIIGSSGCGKSTLLNVLGGLIAPSSGRVAIDGIPVAGPGKNRSMVFQHYSLFPWMTARNNVVFGIKHAATKLSGKEIVSRANSFLEKVGLENFKDKFPAQLSGGMKQRVAIARALAMDTEILLMDEPFGAVDAKNRTLLQELLLKLWEGNSDDTIFPIGENVSQPPRERKTVVFITHDIDEAILLSDRIIMFANSPGRIFKELEVHFPRPRSRSSLVQTEEYTKLRNELLTLFYKDFGSNI, encoded by the coding sequence ATGATGAACAAGATCGAGGTTGATAATTTGAGTGTCAGCTATAATGAGGGAAATAAACGGTTTACTGCTCTGACCGGTATATCCTTCACGGTACAGGCGGGAGAATTTATCAGCATTATAGGATCCTCGGGCTGTGGTAAAAGTACCCTCCTTAATGTTTTGGGGGGACTTATAGCGCCAAGTAGCGGAAGGGTTGCCATTGATGGTATTCCTGTTGCCGGTCCCGGTAAAAACCGCAGTATGGTTTTTCAGCATTATTCTCTTTTCCCCTGGATGACAGCCAGGAACAATGTTGTTTTTGGCATAAAGCATGCCGCAACCAAATTATCCGGTAAAGAAATAGTCAGCCGGGCAAACAGCTTTCTTGAAAAAGTAGGACTTGAAAATTTTAAAGATAAATTTCCTGCCCAGCTTTCGGGCGGAATGAAGCAACGGGTTGCGATTGCCCGAGCCTTGGCAATGGATACGGAAATACTTCTTATGGACGAACCTTTCGGTGCAGTTGATGCAAAAAACCGTACATTGCTTCAGGAGCTTTTGCTTAAACTTTGGGAAGGAAATAGTGACGATACTATATTTCCCATTGGCGAAAATGTTTCTCAGCCTCCCCGGGAACGGAAGACCGTGGTATTTATAACTCACGATATTGATGAGGCTATTCTTTTATCCGACAGAATCATCATGTTTGCCAACAGTCCGGGAAGAATTTTCAAAGAGCTGGAGGTTCATTTTCCCCGTCCCCGCAGCCGTTCGTCCCTGGTACAGACAGAAGAATATACGAAGCTCCGCAATGAACTCCTCACCCTTTTTTATAAAGATTTCGGGAGTAATATATGA
- a CDS encoding ABC transporter permease, which translates to MTEKTISIKKRFLRICHGLFIVFLLIQLFPDKISKESFAYYSIIFASLLEILILAVSLFTKKEKSLNLIIDIVSFVYVFLILWTLGTAKFNILKASFFPPPGAVFEQALRDRGAIFVNIRTSLGIVIQGYFLALVIAIPLGLFMGWSIRTGNAATYISKFLGSIPPVVYIPYGIALLPTFRSVSVMVIFLASFWPALAGTMSGVLNVERQIIDSAKSLNVHKASMLFQIILPASLPQIFIGCNQGLSVSFILLTSAEMIGARSGLGYYVKNFSDLGDYTRIIVGVLVIGIVVTVIVFFFNKLQSFLLRWKN; encoded by the coding sequence ATGACCGAAAAAACTATAAGCATAAAAAAGCGTTTCCTGCGGATATGCCATGGACTGTTTATTGTTTTCCTCCTGATTCAATTATTCCCGGATAAAATAAGCAAAGAATCTTTTGCATATTACAGTATCATTTTCGCATCTTTACTGGAAATTTTAATTCTGGCGGTTTCTCTTTTCACCAAAAAAGAAAAGTCTTTGAATCTCATTATTGATATTGTAAGTTTTGTCTATGTATTTCTCATTTTGTGGACTTTGGGTACTGCAAAATTCAATATACTAAAAGCATCGTTTTTTCCGCCCCCGGGAGCTGTCTTCGAACAGGCCCTGCGTGACAGAGGCGCAATCTTTGTAAATATAAGGACATCCCTCGGTATTGTTATTCAGGGTTATTTTCTGGCCCTGGTTATTGCCATACCTTTGGGTCTTTTTATGGGGTGGAGTATCAGAACAGGAAACGCAGCCACCTATATTTCAAAATTTCTGGGTTCCATACCGCCTGTGGTTTACATACCCTATGGTATTGCGTTGCTCCCCACTTTCCGTTCTGTTTCGGTGATGGTGATATTTCTCGCTTCTTTCTGGCCCGCCCTGGCAGGTACCATGAGCGGCGTCCTCAATGTGGAGCGGCAAATAATTGATTCAGCAAAATCCTTGAACGTGCATAAAGCATCCATGCTTTTTCAAATAATACTGCCTGCAAGCCTGCCCCAGATTTTTATCGGGTGCAATCAGGGTTTGAGCGTATCTTTTATATTGCTTACGTCAGCAGAAATGATAGGCGCCCGCAGCGGGCTTGGCTATTATGTTAAGAATTTTTCCGACCTGGGAGATTATACCCGGATTATTGTGGGGGTTTTAGTAATCGGCATCGTGGTTACTGTGATCGTATTCTTTTTTAACAAGCTCCAAAGTTTTTTATTGCGATGGAAGAATTAA
- the cysK gene encoding cysteine synthase A, which yields MPKIANSLTELIGNTPLLEVGRFSEGLGLKARLVVKLEYFNPAGSVKDRIALAMIEDAEKKGLLKKGTVIIEPTSGNTGVGLAFVAASKGYRLILTMPDSMSVERRKLLAALNAELVLTPGKDGMKGAIRKAEELNAQIPDSFIPQQFNNPANPEIHRRTTAEEIWRDTDGTVAAFVGGVGTGGTVTGVGEALKEKNPGVYIAAVEPFDSPVLSGSAPGPHKIQGIGAGFVPQVLNTSIYNEIYKVRSEEAFSAAQRLAAKEGLLVGISSGAAAFAAVQLARREEFENKLVVALLPDTGERYLSTQLFDPLERPSL from the coding sequence ATGCCAAAAATAGCGAATTCACTGACCGAATTGATAGGGAATACACCCCTTCTTGAAGTAGGGCGTTTCAGCGAAGGCCTGGGGCTTAAGGCCCGGCTCGTGGTGAAGCTTGAATACTTTAACCCTGCCGGCAGTGTCAAAGACCGGATTGCCCTTGCCATGATAGAGGACGCAGAGAAAAAGGGGCTTCTTAAAAAAGGAACAGTGATAATCGAACCCACCAGCGGCAATACCGGGGTAGGCCTTGCTTTTGTCGCTGCCTCAAAGGGCTATCGGCTCATCCTCACCATGCCGGACTCCATGAGCGTGGAAAGGCGGAAACTTCTGGCTGCTCTGAACGCCGAATTGGTTCTTACCCCCGGAAAGGACGGCATGAAGGGGGCTATCAGAAAGGCGGAGGAACTTAACGCCCAGATTCCCGATTCCTTTATTCCCCAGCAGTTCAACAATCCGGCGAACCCCGAAATACACCGGCGGACTACTGCGGAGGAGATCTGGCGGGATACTGACGGGACAGTTGCCGCATTCGTGGGCGGAGTCGGTACCGGCGGGACAGTTACCGGTGTAGGGGAAGCCCTGAAGGAGAAAAACCCCGGCGTATATATCGCTGCGGTGGAACCTTTCGATTCACCGGTACTTTCCGGTTCAGCGCCGGGACCCCATAAAATTCAGGGCATTGGCGCGGGTTTTGTTCCTCAAGTGCTGAATACTTCCATATATAACGAGATTTACAAGGTCCGTTCCGAAGAAGCTTTCAGCGCCGCCCAGCGGCTGGCGGCCAAAGAAGGGCTTCTGGTAGGCATTTCTTCAGGCGCTGCGGCCTTTGCGGCGGTTCAGTTGGCCCGGCGTGAGGAATTCGAAAACAAACTGGTGGTCGCGCTGCTTCCGGATACAGGAGAACGTTACCTGTCCACCCAGCTTTTCGATCCCCTGGAACGCCCGAGTTTGTAA
- a CDS encoding transposase — MKSITQIIGGKQGLFEGFHELQQFFEEHLGGEHRNFILILQVIESCSPRLIHTYRGVGRKAYDYMNFFRAFFAVNHFGIPNMKALVETLRSDPNLRQLCGFKKVPSRTTFSRRLNDISKADVLNDILDELVRQAYKDLPVIHICRDSTAIESRESPKEKTKGTVPKALKKRGRRPKDAPKTIKEPTVLAQQAKKDISEITRELNQECAWGCKKNSQGKVSYWKGYKLHLDVTDTGFPVSAFVSGANVHDSQAAILLEKMTMGKVRHLYSVMDAAYDAKDIKQFIRRHRRVPVIDPNSRNDKICAPLDPAKQERYKIRTTVERAYSHLKDNLIPGKIYVKGNRKVTFVLMIAVLCLAAQKYLHYFKPCLA, encoded by the coding sequence ATGAAGAGCATAACACAAATCATCGGCGGGAAACAAGGTCTTTTTGAAGGGTTCCATGAATTACAGCAGTTTTTCGAGGAACATTTAGGCGGCGAACACAGGAATTTTATCTTAATACTGCAAGTCATAGAAAGCTGCTCTCCTCGCCTGATTCATACCTACCGGGGTGTCGGAAGGAAGGCGTATGATTATATGAATTTCTTCCGGGCCTTTTTTGCGGTGAACCATTTTGGCATACCGAACATGAAGGCGCTTGTGGAAACATTACGGTCAGACCCCAATCTACGCCAGCTCTGCGGATTTAAAAAAGTCCCCAGCAGGACAACATTTTCACGGCGTCTTAACGATATCAGTAAGGCGGATGTACTGAATGATATATTGGATGAATTAGTAAGACAGGCATACAAAGATTTACCGGTTATCCATATCTGCCGGGATTCAACCGCGATAGAATCCCGGGAAAGTCCGAAGGAGAAAACCAAGGGAACAGTCCCAAAAGCGCTTAAAAAGCGGGGAAGAAGGCCCAAAGACGCTCCAAAAACGATAAAAGAACCAACCGTTCTTGCGCAACAGGCCAAAAAGGATATTTCTGAAATCACGAGGGAATTAAACCAGGAATGCGCCTGGGGCTGCAAGAAAAACAGTCAGGGCAAGGTGAGTTATTGGAAAGGATACAAATTGCATCTTGATGTTACCGACACAGGGTTTCCGGTAAGCGCCTTTGTAAGCGGGGCAAATGTCCATGACAGCCAGGCGGCGATACTGCTGGAGAAAATGACCATGGGGAAAGTCAGACATTTATATTCTGTAATGGATGCGGCCTATGACGCAAAAGACATTAAACAATTTATACGCCGTCACCGCCGGGTTCCCGTTATCGATCCCAATTCCAGAAATGATAAAATCTGCGCACCCCTTGATCCGGCGAAACAGGAACGGTATAAAATTCGCACGACAGTCGAACGGGCCTATTCGCATTTAAAAGACAATTTGATACCGGGGAAAATATATGTCAAAGGCAATCGCAAGGTTACTTTTGTCTTGATGATTGCCGTACTATGTTTGGCGGCGCAAAAATATCTACACTACTTTAAGCCTTGTTTGGCTTGA
- a CDS encoding pyridoxamine 5'-phosphate oxidase family protein: MLKANPNGVLATQEGMKVKTRIFQFLFADGKKVYFGTSSEKPVYAQLQVNPQVSFCTYPKDFSSVVSINGKVIFVEDIKLKTRVLDENPGIKGIYKTPDNPTFKIFYIDTEEVETFSFSEGPKTHTLR, translated from the coding sequence ATTTTAAAAGCAAATCCAAATGGGGTTTTAGCAACACAGGAGGGTATGAAGGTAAAAACCCGGATATTCCAATTCCTATTTGCCGATGGGAAAAAAGTGTATTTCGGCACGAGCAGTGAAAAGCCAGTGTATGCCCAACTGCAAGTCAATCCGCAGGTATCTTTCTGCACATATCCCAAGGATTTTAGTTCTGTGGTGTCAATCAACGGCAAAGTGATTTTTGTTGAGGATATAAAACTCAAAACACGGGTCTTGGATGAAAATCCCGGAATTAAAGGTATTTACAAAACACCTGATAACCCAACCTTTAAAATATTTTACATTGATACAGAAGAAGTGGAAACATTCAGTTTTTCGGAAGGACCAAAGACGCATACATTGCGCTAA
- a CDS encoding radical SAM protein, whose amino-acid sequence MNHGRIHLPVSPVCNIQCRFCKRTFNKTEQRPGVTAKILKSETAVSLVERALELYPEITVAGIAGPGDTLASPHALETFTLIHQKLPNLINCLSTNGLLLERYADDIAAAGVQTLTVTVNAVDPVILDKICSRVILDGVVHEGVEGAAILIGAQKQGIRKAADLGLLIKINIVLIPTINGSHIGEIARTVKDLGAGIVNIIPLIPQHEFADFSPPDCFELALAREEAEKSLPVFRHCQHCRADACGIPGKGDMTIADLLPEELQTAEYKKMEQTFSHG is encoded by the coding sequence ATGAACCATGGGAGGATTCATCTTCCGGTTAGTCCTGTCTGCAATATCCAGTGCCGCTTCTGCAAACGGACTTTCAACAAAACCGAACAGCGTCCCGGGGTAACCGCCAAGATCCTCAAAAGCGAAACGGCGGTAAGCCTCGTGGAGAGGGCATTGGAACTATACCCTGAAATTACCGTTGCCGGGATCGCCGGCCCCGGTGATACCCTCGCAAGTCCCCATGCCCTTGAAACATTTACGCTTATACACCAAAAGCTCCCAAACCTTATCAATTGTTTGAGTACTAATGGCCTCCTTCTTGAACGCTACGCTGATGATATTGCTGCGGCCGGTGTACAAACCCTTACCGTAACCGTAAACGCCGTTGATCCTGTTATTTTGGATAAAATATGTTCCCGCGTCATCCTGGACGGAGTTGTGCATGAGGGTGTCGAAGGCGCCGCCATTCTCATCGGGGCCCAAAAACAGGGCATACGGAAGGCGGCGGACCTGGGGCTGTTAATCAAAATCAACATAGTATTGATTCCGACAATCAACGGCAGTCATATCGGCGAAATTGCGCGAACAGTGAAGGATCTGGGGGCGGGAATTGTTAACATCATCCCCCTTATACCCCAGCATGAATTTGCTGATTTTTCTCCACCCGACTGCTTTGAACTTGCCCTTGCCAGAGAAGAAGCGGAAAAATCACTTCCCGTATTCCGGCACTGCCAGCACTGCCGTGCCGACGCCTGCGGCATACCTGGCAAGGGGGATATGACAATCGCGGATCTTCTGCCTGAGGAATTGCAGACCGCAGAATATAAAAAGATGGAGCAGACTTTCTCGCACGGTTAG